The following coding sequences are from one Streptococcus sp. NPS 308 window:
- the ndk gene encoding nucleoside-diphosphate kinase: MEQTFFIIKPDGVKRGLIGQVLKRIEERGFKIEKLELRSTVSEALIDQHYQDLVEKSFYPPIRQFMSSGPVVVGILSGPKVIETWRTMMGATRPEEASPGTIRGDFARATGDNQAIQNVVHGSDSEASAKREIALWFKD, translated from the coding sequence ATGGAACAAACATTCTTTATCATTAAGCCAGATGGTGTGAAAAGAGGGCTGATTGGTCAGGTTCTTAAAAGAATTGAGGAGCGCGGTTTCAAAATCGAAAAATTAGAGTTGCGTTCAACAGTTTCAGAAGCTTTGATTGACCAACACTATCAAGACTTGGTTGAAAAAAGTTTTTATCCTCCTATCCGTCAGTTTATGAGCTCAGGACCAGTAGTGGTTGGCATTCTATCAGGTCCGAAAGTGATTGAAACCTGGCGGACTATGATGGGAGCTACTCGTCCAGAAGAAGCCTCGCCTGGAACTATCCGAGGAGATTTTGCTAGAGCGACAGGAGACAATCAAGCCATTCAAAATGTGGTTCACGGATCTGATTCTGAAGCTTCTGCAAAACGTGAAATTGCTCTCTGGTTTAAGGATTAG
- the recA gene encoding recombinase RecA translates to MAKKPTKKLDEIGKKFGADREKALNDALKLIEKDFGKGSIMRLGERAEQKVQVMSSGSLALDIALGSGGYPKGRIIEIYGPESSGKTTVALHAVAQAQKEGGIAAFIDAEHALDPAYAAALGVNIDELLLSQPDSGEQGLEIAGKLIDSGAVDLVVIDSVAALVPRAEIDGDIGDSHVGLQARMMSQAMRKLGASINKTKTIAIFINQLREKVGVMFGNPETTPGGRALKFYASVRLDVRGSTQIKGTGDQKDTNVGKETKIKVVKNKVAPPFKEAFVEIMYGEGISKTGELLKIASDLDIIQKAGAWYSYKGEKIGQGSENAKKYLADHPEIFDAIDHQVRVQYGLIEDEEASDHSPVAEATSNQEVTLDLGDDLEIEIEE, encoded by the coding sequence ATGGCGAAAAAACCAACAAAAAAATTAGATGAAATCGGGAAAAAATTTGGAGCTGATCGTGAAAAAGCCTTGAACGATGCTCTTAAATTGATTGAGAAAGACTTTGGTAAAGGCTCAATCATGCGCTTGGGTGAGCGTGCGGAGCAAAAAGTTCAAGTGATGAGCTCAGGCTCATTGGCTCTTGACATTGCCCTTGGTTCAGGTGGTTATCCTAAAGGACGTATCATCGAAATCTATGGACCAGAATCATCTGGTAAGACAACGGTTGCCCTTCACGCTGTTGCGCAAGCACAGAAAGAAGGTGGTATCGCTGCCTTTATCGACGCGGAACATGCCCTTGATCCAGCCTATGCAGCAGCCCTTGGTGTGAATATTGACGAATTGCTCTTATCACAACCAGACTCAGGTGAGCAAGGTCTTGAAATTGCAGGGAAATTGATTGACTCAGGTGCAGTTGACCTAGTCGTTATCGACTCAGTTGCGGCCCTTGTGCCTCGTGCAGAAATCGATGGGGATATCGGAGACAGCCACGTAGGTCTTCAAGCTCGTATGATGAGCCAGGCTATGCGTAAACTAGGTGCTTCTATCAATAAGACCAAAACAATTGCCATCTTTATCAACCAATTGCGTGAAAAAGTTGGGGTCATGTTTGGAAACCCAGAAACAACTCCAGGTGGACGTGCTCTGAAATTCTACGCTTCAGTCCGTTTGGATGTTCGTGGAAGTACGCAAATCAAGGGAACTGGTGACCAAAAAGATACCAATGTCGGTAAGGAAACCAAGATCAAGGTCGTGAAAAACAAGGTGGCTCCACCATTTAAGGAAGCCTTTGTTGAAATCATGTACGGAGAAGGGATTTCTAAGACTGGTGAGCTCTTGAAGATTGCAAGTGACCTTGATATCATCCAAAAAGCAGGAGCTTGGTACTCTTACAAGGGTGAAAAAATCGGGCAAGGATCTGAAAATGCTAAGAAATACTTGGCAGATCATCCGGAAATCTTTGACGCCATTGACCATCAAGTCCGTGTTCAATATGGCTTGATTGAAGATGAAGAAGCTTCTGATCATAGTCCAGTAGCGGAGGCAACTTCTAACCAAGAAGTAACGCTTGACCTTGGCGATGATCTTGAAATCGAAATTGAAGAATAA
- a CDS encoding MATE family efflux transporter codes for MNKKRKVDLVNGPILPSLLSFAFPILLSNIFQQLYNTADVLIVGRFLGQESLAAVGATTAIFDLIIGFTLGVGNGMGIVIARYYGARNFTKIKEAVAATWILGGLLSIFVMLMGFVGLYPLLQYLDTPAEILPQSYQYISMIVTCVGVSFAYNLFAGLLRSIGDSLAALGFLIFSALANVVLDLYFITQLQLGVQSAGLATIISQGLSAVLCFYYIRKSVPELLPQFKHFKWDKSLYADLLEQGLAMGLMSSIVSIGSVILQSSVNTFGAVIISAQTAARRIMAFALLPMTAISSAMTTFASQNLGAKRPDRIVQGLRIGSRLSMSWAGFVCIFLFFASPTLISFLASSTDGYLIENGSLYLQISSVFYPILSLLLIYRNCLQGLGQKILPLVSSFIELIGKIVFVVLIIPWAGYRGVILCEPLIWVAMTIQLYFSLFRHPLIKEGKEILVAKEQS; via the coding sequence ATGAATAAGAAAAGAAAAGTGGATTTGGTCAATGGTCCAATCCTTCCTTCGCTTTTAAGCTTTGCCTTTCCCATCTTGCTGTCTAATATCTTTCAACAGCTTTATAATACAGCTGACGTCTTGATTGTTGGGCGTTTCCTTGGCCAAGAATCCTTGGCTGCAGTAGGAGCTACTACAGCCATTTTTGACTTGATTATAGGCTTTACGCTTGGTGTTGGAAATGGCATGGGGATTGTCATTGCTCGCTATTATGGGGCTCGTAATTTCACCAAAATCAAGGAAGCGGTTGCTGCAACCTGGATTTTAGGAGGGCTTTTGAGTATTTTTGTTATGTTGATGGGCTTTGTCGGTCTGTATCCACTCTTGCAATATTTAGATACCCCTGCAGAAATCCTTCCCCAATCCTATCAATATATTTCCATGATTGTGACCTGTGTCGGAGTCAGCTTCGCTTATAATCTTTTTGCAGGCTTGTTGCGGTCTATTGGTGACAGTCTGGCTGCGCTTGGTTTTCTGATTTTCTCTGCTCTGGCTAATGTGGTTCTCGATCTCTATTTTATTACGCAACTGCAACTGGGTGTTCAATCTGCGGGACTTGCGACTATTATCTCACAAGGGTTATCAGCGGTTCTTTGCTTTTATTATATCCGCAAAAGCGTTCCAGAACTCTTGCCACAATTTAAACATTTCAAATGGGACAAGAGCTTGTATGCGGATCTCTTGGAGCAAGGTTTAGCTATGGGCTTGATGAGTTCGATTGTGTCTATTGGTAGTGTGATTTTACAGTCTTCTGTCAATACTTTTGGAGCCGTGATTATAAGTGCGCAAACAGCGGCTCGACGCATTATGGCCTTTGCTTTGCTTCCGATGACGGCTATTTCTTCTGCCATGACAACCTTTGCCTCTCAGAATCTCGGTGCTAAGCGACCAGATCGCATTGTTCAAGGTCTTCGAATCGGCAGTCGCCTGAGCATGTCCTGGGCAGGCTTTGTCTGTATCTTTCTCTTTTTTGCTAGTCCGACCTTGATTTCCTTCTTGGCCAGTTCAACGGATGGTTACTTGATTGAAAATGGTAGCCTCTACTTGCAGATCAGTTCAGTCTTTTATCCGATTTTGAGTCTCTTGTTGATTTATCGCAATTGCTTGCAGGGCTTGGGCCAAAAAATCCTGCCTCTGGTATCTAGTTTTATCGAACTAATCGGCAAAATCGTTTTTGTGGTCTTGATTATCCCTTGGGCAGGCTATAGGGGAGTCATCCTCTGTGAACCTCTTATCTGGGTTGCCATGACTATCCAACTTTACTTCTCTCTTTTCCGTCACCCCTTGATAAAAGAAGGTAAGGAAATCTTGGTAGCTAAGGAACAATCCTAG
- a CDS encoding CD20-like domain-containing protein, translating into MKGENFQMKPEEQKVLGILATIFGAIALLGSWIPFINYPSLFIGIVAFILGIIGLIVNLKKRKTMAIIGTALSIASIVLFFTTQILYANVYNDFVREFNRSYREASASMEREEESDLTDDSSDFIPEEEEEDSFTWTQKEFDDLIEGDLDNKGKGGTNYKDIIKKHGLPDSEFDSTIGGYNTRKITYISIGDKIKTVTLTFAKQDNGQLLLVQKHAVGLGLGKSKQQNDSESRV; encoded by the coding sequence ATGAAGGGAGAAAACTTTCAAATGAAACCAGAAGAACAAAAAGTTTTAGGGATTTTGGCAACCATTTTTGGAGCCATCGCACTTTTAGGATCCTGGATCCCGTTTATTAACTACCCATCGTTGTTCATCGGCATCGTCGCATTTATCTTGGGGATTATCGGCCTTATCGTTAACCTCAAAAAACGAAAAACAATGGCCATTATCGGAACAGCTCTATCAATTGCTTCTATTGTCCTTTTCTTTACAACCCAGATACTGTACGCTAATGTCTACAATGATTTTGTCAGGGAATTTAACCGCTCCTACAGAGAGGCCAGTGCCTCAATGGAACGCGAAGAAGAAAGTGACTTGACAGATGATAGCAGTGATTTCATCCCTGAAGAGGAGGAAGAGGATTCCTTCACTTGGACCCAAAAAGAGTTTGACGACTTAATCGAAGGTGACCTTGACAACAAAGGAAAAGGTGGCACCAACTACAAGGATATTATCAAAAAACACGGACTGCCAGACTCCGAGTTTGACTCCACTATCGGAGGTTATAATACGAGAAAAATCACCTATATCTCCATTGGTGACAAAATTAAGACGGTTACCCTAACTTTTGCAAAACAGGACAATGGACAGCTCCTGCTCGTCCAAAAACATGCAGTCGGTCTAGGTCTAGGGAAAAGCAAGCAACAAAACGATTCTGAAAGCAGAGTCTGA
- a CDS encoding YebC/PmpR family DNA-binding transcriptional regulator, producing the protein MGRKWANIVAKKTAKDGANSKVYAKFGVEIYVAAKKGDPDPESNTALKFVIDRAKQAQVPKHVIDKAIDKAKGNTDETFTEGRYEGFGPNGSMLIVDTLTSNVNRTAANVRAAFGKNGGNMGASGSVSYLFDNKGVIVFAGEDADAIFELLLEADVDVDDVEAEEGTITVYTAPTDLHKAIVALRESGIEEFQVTELEMIPQSEVELSGEDLETFEKLYIVLEDDEDVQKIYTNVDGF; encoded by the coding sequence ATGGGACGTAAATGGGCCAATATCGTAGCCAAGAAAACGGCTAAAGATGGAGCTAACTCTAAAGTATATGCAAAATTTGGTGTAGAAATCTATGTAGCAGCTAAAAAAGGTGATCCAGACCCAGAATCAAACACTGCTTTGAAATTTGTTATCGACCGTGCTAAACAAGCCCAAGTGCCAAAACATGTTATCGATAAAGCGATTGATAAAGCAAAAGGAAACACAGACGAAACCTTTACAGAAGGACGTTACGAAGGATTTGGACCAAACGGTTCTATGCTGATCGTTGACACCTTGACGTCAAACGTTAACCGTACCGCAGCCAATGTCCGTGCTGCCTTTGGTAAAAATGGCGGAAACATGGGTGCTTCAGGTTCAGTTTCTTACCTCTTTGACAACAAGGGTGTTATTGTATTTGCTGGTGAAGATGCGGATGCCATCTTTGAACTCTTGCTTGAAGCAGATGTCGATGTAGACGATGTAGAAGCAGAAGAAGGAACCATCACTGTTTACACAGCTCCAACTGACCTTCACAAGGCTATCGTTGCTTTGCGTGAGTCTGGTATTGAAGAATTCCAAGTGACTGAACTTGAGATGATTCCTCAGTCAGAAGTGGAGTTGTCAGGTGAAGACCTTGAAACTTTTGAAAAACTTTACATCGTCCTTGAAGACGACGAAGATGTACAAAAGATCTATACCAATGTGGATGGATTCTAA
- a CDS encoding competence/damage-inducible protein A produces MKAEIIAVGTEILTGQIVNTNAQFLSEKLAEIGVDVYFQTAVGDNEARLLSLLEIASQRSNLVILTGGLGPTEDDLTKQTLAKFLGKALVFDPQAQEKLDHFFAQRPDYARTPNNERQAQIVERATPLPNETGLAVGGVSEADGVTYVVLPGPPSELKPMILNQLLPKLMTGAKLYSRVLRFFGIGESQLVTILADLIDQQTDPTLAPYAKTGEVTLRLSTKAVSQEKADQALDILENQILDRQTFEGISLRDICYGYGEETSLASVVVEELKNRQKSITAAESLTAGLFQATLADFSGVSAIFNGGFVTYSLEEKSKMLDISEQELKEHGVVSEFTARKMAEQARLKTQSDYGVSLTGVAGPDSLEGHPAGTVFIGLAHAKGTEVIKANIAGRSRADVRHIAVMHAFNLVRKALLSD; encoded by the coding sequence ATGAAAGCAGAAATTATTGCTGTAGGAACAGAAATTTTGACAGGGCAGATTGTCAATACCAACGCCCAGTTCTTATCAGAAAAGCTAGCAGAAATTGGAGTAGACGTCTACTTCCAAACAGCTGTTGGGGATAATGAAGCTCGTCTTTTGTCCTTGCTTGAGATTGCGAGTCAACGTAGCAATCTTGTGATTTTGACAGGAGGTTTGGGGCCAACTGAAGATGATTTAACCAAACAAACGCTGGCAAAATTTTTGGGAAAAGCCTTGGTGTTTGATCCTCAAGCCCAGGAAAAACTCGATCACTTTTTTGCTCAAAGACCAGACTATGCGCGAACCCCCAATAATGAGAGGCAAGCTCAAATTGTGGAAAGAGCAACCCCATTGCCAAATGAGACAGGCTTAGCTGTCGGAGGAGTGTCGGAAGCTGACGGCGTGACTTACGTGGTTCTTCCAGGACCTCCTAGTGAGTTGAAACCCATGATCCTAAATCAGCTCTTACCCAAGTTAATGACTGGTGCTAAGCTCTATTCCCGAGTGCTCCGTTTCTTTGGGATTGGTGAAAGTCAGTTGGTGACTATTTTGGCGGACTTGATTGACCAACAAACTGATCCAACCTTGGCTCCTTATGCCAAAACGGGAGAGGTAACCTTGCGCTTGTCTACAAAAGCAGTTAGTCAAGAAAAGGCTGATCAAGCACTGGATATCCTAGAAAATCAAATCTTGGATCGCCAGACTTTTGAGGGAATTTCTCTACGAGACATCTGTTATGGATATGGGGAAGAAACCAGTCTAGCAAGTGTCGTTGTAGAAGAGCTAAAGAACAGACAGAAAAGCATTACTGCAGCAGAGAGTTTGACGGCAGGCCTCTTTCAGGCTACTTTAGCAGACTTTTCAGGTGTGTCAGCTATCTTTAATGGAGGATTTGTCACCTACAGCCTAGAGGAAAAGTCCAAGATGCTGGATATTTCCGAGCAAGAGCTGAAAGAACACGGGGTCGTTTCTGAGTTTACCGCTCGAAAAATGGCAGAGCAGGCACGTCTCAAGACTCAGTCTGACTACGGAGTTAGTTTGACGGGTGTGGCAGGACCAGATAGCCTAGAGGGGCATCCAGCTGGAACCGTCTTTATCGGCTTGGCGCATGCAAAAGGAACAGAGGTTATCAAGGCTAATATCGCAGGACGGAGCCGTGCAGATGTTCGTCATATTGCGGTTATGCATGCCTTTAACCTAGTTCGCAAGGCTTTATTAAGTGACTAA
- the lytR gene encoding glycopolymer--peptidoglycan transferase LytR, which yields MIKKLIGMVLAFLAVTVVGVAVYGYTIFQQGTATLSEKTYKKIGEETNVIEATEPLTILLMGVDTGNVERTDPWVGNSDSMILLTVNPKTKKTTMMSLERDILTKIDLGNGQVQEAKLNAAYANGGAELAISTIQKMMNIHIDRYVMVNMQGLQQLVDAVGGITVNNTLGFPISIADQEEFNKISIGVGEQTLNGEEALVYSRMRYQDPEGDYGRQKRQREVIQKIVEKVLSLNSVSHYQGILKALSNNMQTNVDLSAKSIPQLLGYQDSFKNIETHQLRGEDAELQGISYQIVTSEHMLEMQNLLRRSLGKEEVTELETNVVLYETAFGRPGPSSSTSASSEETE from the coding sequence ATGATCAAAAAATTAATTGGAATGGTGCTAGCCTTTCTAGCAGTAACAGTTGTAGGTGTAGCGGTTTATGGTTACACCATTTTCCAACAAGGAACAGCAACCTTGAGTGAAAAGACTTATAAAAAGATTGGTGAAGAAACCAACGTTATCGAAGCGACTGAGCCTCTGACCATCCTCTTGATGGGGGTAGATACGGGAAATGTGGAACGTACAGATCCATGGGTGGGGAATAGTGATTCTATGATTCTCTTAACGGTTAATCCCAAAACAAAGAAAACCACTATGATGAGTTTGGAACGGGATATTTTAACCAAGATTGACCTTGGAAACGGCCAAGTTCAGGAAGCCAAACTCAATGCTGCCTATGCCAATGGCGGTGCGGAACTGGCGATTTCTACTATTCAAAAGATGATGAATATCCATATAGACCGCTATGTCATGGTCAATATGCAAGGTCTTCAACAATTGGTGGATGCAGTTGGGGGAATCACCGTCAACAATACACTTGGTTTCCCGATTTCGATTGCTGACCAAGAGGAGTTTAATAAGATTTCCATTGGTGTTGGAGAACAAACCTTGAATGGTGAGGAAGCCCTGGTGTATTCACGGATGCGTTACCAAGACCCTGAAGGAGACTATGGTCGTCAAAAACGTCAACGGGAAGTCATTCAAAAAATCGTTGAGAAAGTTTTGAGCCTAAACAGTGTGAGCCACTATCAAGGCATCCTCAAAGCATTGAGCAACAATATGCAGACCAACGTCGATCTTTCAGCCAAGAGTATTCCACAATTGCTCGGCTATCAGGATTCCTTCAAGAATATCGAAACGCATCAATTGCGTGGGGAAGATGCTGAGTTGCAGGGGATTTCTTATCAAATTGTCACCTCAGAACATATGCTCGAAATGCAAAATCTTTTACGTCGTTCACTAGGTAAAGAGGAAGTGACTGAGTTGGAGACCAATGTTGTTCTTTACGAGACGGCATTTGGTCGACCTGGACCTTCATCAAGTACTAGTGCTTCAAGCGAAGAAACAGAATAA
- a CDS encoding MarR family winged helix-turn-helix transcriptional regulator has protein sequence MDKPILVFKRFGHQVHLMVQKEAKRCGIEFMGGPQGQVLRFLDHCEQKEELVLIKDIEQELNITKSVASNLVKRMVQNGLVELETSPSDKRAKFVHLTEKSRSQINQIKSFFDRIDRSLLEGISEENLVIFEKVLGQLQENVEKIGGENEETR, from the coding sequence ATGGATAAACCAATTTTGGTCTTTAAACGTTTTGGGCATCAGGTTCACCTCATGGTGCAAAAGGAAGCCAAGCGATGTGGCATTGAATTTATGGGTGGACCGCAAGGGCAGGTTCTGCGTTTTTTAGATCATTGTGAACAAAAAGAGGAACTAGTCCTGATTAAGGATATCGAGCAGGAACTCAATATTACCAAATCTGTTGCGAGTAATCTAGTCAAGCGCATGGTACAAAATGGTTTGGTGGAGTTGGAGACGAGTCCAAGTGATAAACGGGCAAAATTTGTTCATTTGACCGAAAAATCACGCTCTCAAATAAATCAAATCAAATCATTCTTTGATCGAATTGACCGTAGTTTACTTGAAGGCATTTCCGAAGAGAATCTCGTTATCTTTGAAAAGGTTCTCGGTCAGTTGCAAGAAAATGTTGAGAAGATAGGAGGAGAGAATGAAGAAACTCGCTAA
- a CDS encoding GNAT family N-acetyltransferase has product MSLTSQLITDAFPDLDKVEKLNNEAFPEEERVPLSEFLRYQDRDDAHFFAFYNQEEFVGFAFAISNQKAFYISFFAIMPHLRSHGYWKEIIEKLTEFYQRTMLLEVERLDEECDNLEQRKARMDFYRQNDFKTANDFLEYDGLSFEILYRGDHFDEEAYRDIFQKLQDEHYFDFHIEYRRFSDH; this is encoded by the coding sequence ATGAGTTTGACCAGTCAATTAATAACCGATGCATTTCCAGATCTTGATAAGGTTGAAAAGCTCAACAATGAAGCTTTCCCCGAAGAGGAACGCGTGCCTTTATCCGAATTTTTACGCTATCAGGATCGAGATGACGCCCACTTCTTTGCCTTTTATAACCAAGAAGAGTTTGTCGGATTTGCTTTTGCCATCTCCAATCAAAAAGCTTTTTATATCAGCTTTTTTGCCATCATGCCTCACCTGAGAAGCCACGGTTATTGGAAGGAAATCATCGAAAAGCTGACTGAGTTTTACCAGCGAACCATGTTGCTTGAAGTCGAGCGATTAGATGAAGAATGCGATAACCTGGAACAAAGGAAGGCTAGAATGGACTTCTATCGACAAAATGACTTTAAAACAGCCAACGATTTCCTTGAGTACGATGGTTTGAGTTTTGAAATCCTCTATCGTGGCGATCACTTTGACGAAGAAGCCTATCGTGACATCTTCCAGAAGTTGCAAGATGAACATTACTTTGACTTTCATATCGAATACAGACGCTTTAGTGATCATTAG
- a CDS encoding GNAT family N-acetyltransferase, with protein sequence MEYELCIREAEISDATALIAFLDCVGQETDFTSLDENGIMMTASEMALFIEKQAASENQITLLALLNDELAGVLNITADQHVRVRHIGDVFLAIQKKFWNQGLATILLEEGIEWAKSSAVLRRLQLSVQKRNEAAIHLYSKMGFITEGLQERGAYLAEGTFLDVCLMGRLIDE encoded by the coding sequence ATGGAGTATGAGTTGTGTATTCGTGAGGCAGAGATTTCAGATGCTACAGCCTTGATTGCATTTTTAGATTGTGTCGGTCAAGAGACAGATTTTACCAGTTTGGATGAAAATGGTATCATGATGACAGCTTCTGAAATGGCTCTTTTTATCGAAAAACAAGCTGCATCAGAGAATCAAATTACTCTCCTCGCCTTACTGAATGATGAGCTTGCAGGTGTTTTGAATATCACTGCTGATCAGCATGTAAGGGTTCGGCATATTGGAGATGTTTTTTTGGCGATTCAAAAGAAATTTTGGAACCAAGGTTTGGCTACCATACTTCTAGAAGAAGGCATTGAGTGGGCTAAATCGAGTGCTGTTTTGCGTCGCTTACAACTAAGTGTACAAAAACGAAATGAGGCCGCTATCCACCTCTATTCAAAAATGGGATTTATCACAGAAGGCTTGCAAGAAAGAGGAGCCTATTTAGCAGAAGGGACATTTTTAGATGTTTGCCTTATGGGCAGACTGATAGATGAATAA
- the tsaE gene encoding tRNA (adenosine(37)-N6)-threonylcarbamoyltransferase complex ATPase subunit type 1 TsaE: MHTKNEEELLALGERLGHLLQKDDVLILTGELGAGKTTFTKGLAKGLDIRQMIKSPTYTIVREYEGRLPLYHLDVYRIEGDADSIDLDEFLFGGGVTVIEWGHLLGEDLPDSYLELEILKEADGRCLHFTAHGSRPEQLIKELQDGV; this comes from the coding sequence ATGCACACAAAAAATGAAGAAGAGCTTCTAGCTCTCGGAGAAAGATTAGGCCATTTGCTTCAAAAAGACGATGTTCTGATCTTGACTGGAGAGTTAGGTGCGGGTAAAACAACCTTTACAAAGGGCCTTGCTAAGGGCTTGGATATCCGTCAGATGATTAAAAGTCCAACCTATACCATTGTCAGAGAGTACGAAGGGCGTTTGCCACTTTACCACTTGGATGTCTACCGTATCGAAGGGGACGCTGATTCTATTGACTTGGATGAGTTTCTCTTTGGTGGTGGTGTGACTGTTATTGAGTGGGGGCATCTTTTGGGTGAAGATTTACCAGATTCTTACTTGGAGTTGGAAATTTTGAAAGAAGCTGATGGTCGTTGTCTTCATTTTACAGCTCATGGCTCTCGGCCTGAACAACTCATCAAGGAGCTTCAAGATGGAGTATGA